One Bacteroidota bacterium DNA segment encodes these proteins:
- a CDS encoding aspartate aminotransferase family protein, which translates to MGKKEKAISDFKNHVSSQKVNFYKKYKMDFVMGKRENISSADIDDNKELINLHCNGGVFNLGHRNPQIIETLTEALSKFDIGNHHFISTERAKTAKLMSELMPSDLDYTIFGVSGGEATDTALKIARSYTKKQKIISVKGGYHGHTGLALATGDEKYRKPFGEELPGFEQCTFGDIDALEKLIDSNTAAIILETIPATLGMPIPTDEYMSSIRKSCDENNILLILDEVQSGLGRTGKMWGFEHYDIVPDIVILGKGLSGGIYPISATVIRKSLESVFHDDPFIHISTYGGSELGSIVMRKVLEMSSDPDFLSHVNEMAYVFKTKIDSLIEKHSGFLVKLRQKGLMMGLELKDEISGPALTKAAYDNGLLIIYANNDTKVCQFLPPLIIEETQIDEIIEKLDKSLTDAKKLIPLIKAKNVFDKFINPIKQLFS; encoded by the coding sequence ATGGGTAAAAAAGAAAAAGCAATTTCCGATTTCAAAAATCACGTTTCTTCACAAAAAGTGAATTTCTATAAGAAATATAAAATGGATTTCGTTATGGGAAAACGTGAAAATATTTCTTCTGCTGATATTGACGACAATAAGGAACTTATAAACCTGCACTGTAATGGAGGTGTTTTTAATCTTGGTCACCGAAACCCCCAAATAATAGAGACTCTCACTGAAGCTCTAAGCAAATTCGATATTGGCAATCATCATTTTATTAGTACTGAAAGAGCAAAAACTGCTAAATTAATGTCAGAACTGATGCCAAGTGATTTAGACTATACAATCTTTGGAGTAAGCGGTGGTGAAGCTACTGATACAGCATTAAAGATTGCCAGAAGTTATACTAAAAAGCAAAAAATTATATCTGTCAAAGGTGGTTATCACGGACATACAGGACTCGCTTTGGCTACAGGAGATGAAAAATACAGAAAGCCTTTTGGCGAAGAATTACCGGGGTTTGAACAATGTACTTTTGGCGATATTGATGCACTTGAAAAATTAATAGACAGCAATACTGCTGCGATAATACTTGAAACCATTCCTGCAACTTTAGGTATGCCAATACCAACTGATGAGTACATGAGCTCCATACGCAAATCGTGTGACGAAAATAATATACTCTTAATTCTTGATGAAGTTCAAAGTGGATTGGGTAGAACAGGAAAAATGTGGGGATTCGAACACTATGATATTGTTCCCGATATTGTAATATTAGGAAAAGGGCTTTCAGGAGGAATCTACCCTATATCGGCAACTGTTATAAGAAAGTCTTTAGAAAGTGTTTTCCACGATGATCCCTTTATCCATATTTCAACCTATGGAGGTTCTGAACTTGGGAGTATTGTGATGAGAAAAGTGTTGGAAATGTCTTCAGATCCTGATTTTCTAAGCCATGTGAATGAAATGGCATATGTATTCAAAACTAAAATCGACAGTTTAATAGAAAAGCACTCAGGCTTTTTGGTTAAACTAAGACAAAAAGGATTGATGATGGGATTAGAACTAAAAGATGAAATAAGCGGTCCTGCACTTACTAAAGCCGCCTACGATAATGGTTTGCTTATTATTTATGCAAATAATGACACTAAAGTATGTCAATTTTTACCTCCGCTAATTATTGAAGAAACCCAGATTGATGAAATAATCGAAAAACTGGATAAATCTCTTACCGATGCAAAAAAACTAATACCGCTGATTAAGGCTAAAAACGTGTTTGACAAATTTATCAATCCAATAAAACAACTATTCTCATAA
- a CDS encoding DUF6206 family protein, translating into MDINEILLEEFELGLDTQNLSLSKIPAELIAYGEISAIFELQDMPGIIFKRMPLFSDFDGAKKYENKYNLYCQYLRKAGINLPEEKTIIVKKSDKLTVLYIAQKKCNSDRLGNKIIHQFDSKNNKDFVERIVDHIYQVWEYNRNNKEIELAIDSQISNWVFSEKDGKIYYLDTSTPLFKIKNEEQMEPELILASAPSFARAIIRRFFLDDVMNRYYDEKMVNIDLVANLYKEQKSDLIPTFLEIINQKSEKNISEKEISNYYKEDKFIWQLFLSMRKLDRWLYKFVYKKQYEFILPGKIKR; encoded by the coding sequence ATGGATATTAATGAAATTTTACTGGAAGAATTTGAACTTGGATTGGATACTCAAAACCTCTCCCTATCTAAAATCCCGGCTGAATTAATTGCTTATGGAGAAATTTCAGCAATTTTTGAACTGCAAGATATGCCCGGAATTATTTTTAAAAGAATGCCCCTATTTTCAGACTTTGATGGTGCAAAAAAATATGAAAACAAATATAACCTGTATTGCCAATACCTAAGGAAGGCCGGTATTAACCTACCCGAAGAGAAAACAATTATTGTAAAAAAATCGGACAAATTAACTGTACTTTATATAGCTCAGAAAAAATGCAATTCCGACAGGCTTGGTAATAAAATCATTCATCAGTTTGACTCAAAAAACAACAAAGATTTTGTTGAAAGAATTGTAGATCATATCTATCAGGTATGGGAATATAACAGGAATAATAAGGAAATAGAATTAGCTATTGATTCTCAAATATCGAATTGGGTATTCTCGGAAAAAGACGGCAAAATCTACTACCTCGACACTTCTACTCCGCTTTTCAAAATAAAAAATGAAGAACAAATGGAGCCGGAATTAATTTTAGCCAGTGCTCCGTCCTTTGCCAGAGCAATAATTAGAAGGTTCTTTCTGGATGATGTTATGAACAGATATTACGATGAAAAAATGGTAAATATCGACTTGGTTGCCAACTTATATAAAGAACAAAAATCTGATCTAATCCCAACATTTTTGGAGATAATCAATCAAAAATCAGAAAAAAACATCAGCGAAAAAGAAATTTCAAACTACTATAAAGAGGATAAATTTATATGGCAATTATTCCTGTCAATGAGAAAGCTTGACAGATGGCTATACAAATTTGTGTACAAAAAGCAATACGAATTTATTTTACCGGGTAAGATTAAAAGATAA
- a CDS encoding type I restriction enzyme HsdR N-terminal domain-containing protein, giving the protein MTQLNLPKYNHRLKREDNTVYIFDTIRKKYLVLTPEEWVRQNFVHFLIEEKGYPNSHFSIEKGIKVSNTQKRVDIVVYNRDRQIEVLVECKAPEVKITQNTFDQIARYNMTLDAKYLVVTNGINHYFAQLDYKNKKYIFLKELPSYPNK; this is encoded by the coding sequence ATGACTCAATTAAATCTTCCAAAATATAATCACAGATTAAAAAGGGAAGATAATACTGTGTATATATTCGATACTATTCGAAAAAAATATCTGGTTCTAACACCTGAAGAATGGGTTCGACAGAACTTTGTACATTTTCTGATTGAAGAAAAGGGCTATCCAAATTCGCATTTCAGTATAGAAAAGGGTATAAAAGTTTCAAATACTCAAAAGAGGGTTGATATCGTAGTCTATAATCGCGACAGACAAATAGAAGTGTTGGTAGAATGCAAAGCTCCGGAAGTAAAAATTACGCAAAACACTTTTGATCAGATTGCCCGATACAATATGACATTAGATGCTAAGTACCTCGTTGTTACTAATGGAATAAACCATTATTTTGCACAGCTGGATTATAAAAATAAAAAATATATTTTCCTGAAAGAACTTCCATCCTACCCTAATAAGTAA